A single Sulfurimonas aquatica DNA region contains:
- a CDS encoding NAD(P)/FAD-dependent oxidoreductase: MMNRVVVIGGGYGGLRAVEGLSTYEDIEITLIDQNPYHYLQTQAYGYIAGEFDVNEVAVDLYNWSLGFKRVKFIQATVSSVDFVKQEVFMGEEQLSYDYVILAYGAKTNFFSFIEGLRENSYGVKSLYRAFNFRKEFENVIYKKLQNTDDSSSQELNIVIGGAGLSGVEVAAEMAHVIKNYSKTIGSRAKEIKIYLVDASETILPGTSDYIIKNTFKRLESLGVNILTNAFISKVDKSFVYFKDAEPLEYSFMIFTGGIKASPLNEVIESEKNKMDQLLVDKNLNISGFDNAFAIGDCIEMKGADGNILAPTAQSAERSAEYAAKAIKNRIDGTQYKGFNSSTMGIFVALGGKYAVGEVFKYIKVRGYIAYTLKTAITYGYYIGLRLRINTGFKNRI, from the coding sequence ATGATGAATAGAGTTGTAGTTATCGGTGGTGGATATGGTGGACTTAGAGCAGTTGAAGGTTTATCTACTTATGAAGATATTGAGATTACACTGATTGATCAAAATCCATATCATTATCTACAAACACAGGCCTATGGATACATAGCAGGGGAGTTTGATGTAAATGAAGTAGCTGTTGATTTATACAACTGGTCTCTTGGTTTTAAAAGAGTGAAGTTTATTCAAGCAACTGTGAGTAGTGTAGATTTTGTAAAACAAGAAGTATTTATGGGAGAGGAGCAACTCTCTTATGATTATGTAATCTTGGCATATGGAGCTAAGACAAACTTTTTCTCCTTTATAGAAGGACTTCGTGAAAATAGCTATGGTGTAAAAAGCCTATACCGTGCTTTTAACTTTAGAAAAGAGTTTGAAAATGTCATCTACAAAAAACTTCAAAACACAGACGACTCAAGTTCACAAGAGTTAAATATTGTCATAGGTGGAGCTGGGTTGAGTGGTGTTGAGGTAGCTGCTGAGATGGCACATGTTATTAAAAACTATAGCAAAACCATAGGCAGCAGAGCAAAAGAGATAAAAATATATCTCGTAGATGCAAGTGAGACTATTTTGCCAGGAACAAGTGATTATATTATAAAAAATACATTTAAAAGACTTGAGAGTTTAGGTGTAAATATTTTAACAAATGCTTTTATATCAAAGGTAGATAAATCATTTGTCTACTTTAAAGATGCAGAGCCATTAGAGTATAGTTTTATGATATTTACAGGAGGCATTAAAGCTTCGCCATTAAATGAAGTGATTGAGTCAGAAAAAAATAAAATGGATCAACTTTTAGTTGATAAAAATCTGAATATTTCTGGATTTGATAATGCTTTTGCAATAGGTGATTGCATAGAAATGAAGGGAGCTGATGGAAACATTTTAGCACCTACGGCACAAAGTGCAGAACGAAGTGCTGAGTATGCTGCTAAGGCTATAAAGAATCGTATAGATGGAACACAGTATAAAGGTTTTAATTCGAGCACGATGGGAATTTTCGTTGCACTTGGTGGTAAGTATGCCGTCGGAGAAGTATTTAAGTATATAAAGGTTCGAGGTTATATTGCATATACACTAAAGACAGCCATCACTTATGGATATTATATTGGGCTAAGGCTGCGTATTAATACGGGATTTAAAAATAGAATTTAA
- the acs gene encoding acetate--CoA ligase, giving the protein MSQIEAKPVFQPNKEFAKNARIKNMDEYNALQNRAINDYEGFWGDAAKEKLDWIEPFTNVLDESKAPFVKWFDGGKLNVAVQCIDRHLDTRKNKAAIIFEGDRGDVQTITYLDLYKNVNRFANLLKEDFGVKKGDRVVIYMPMIPEAAYAMLACARIGAIHSIVFGGFSSEALKDRIEDAEAKVVITADGAYRKTKPYMLKPVVDAALEGKTPVKKVLVVERNNEEVTWKAGRDYSYNELIKGKSAVCEAEVMDSEDPLFLLYTSGSTGKPKGVQHNSAGYILWAQMTMEWVFDVKENDTFWCTADVGWITGHTYIVYGPLAMGATTVMFEGVITYPDAGRPWAMVENHRINQFYTAPTAIRVLHKMGEDEPAKYDISSLKVLGTVGEPIDPPAWKWYYEEVGQSKCAIVDTYWQTETGGHIVSPLPGATPIKPACATLPLPGIMAEILDPATGDKAEVGETGYMCITKPWPSQIRGVWGDEERYVKSYYGDVVKDGKAVYFTGDGARYDEDGYITITGRTDDVINVSGHRMGTAEVEAAIKKHSNVAEVAVVGKPHELKGEGIFAYIVLKSDDGVADEVEEVKTINNIIKKEIGNIAICDDMVFAPGLPKTRSGKIMRRILRSIAKGEEITQDISTLEDPSVVAKIEAMVKG; this is encoded by the coding sequence ATGTCACAAATAGAAGCTAAACCAGTTTTTCAACCAAACAAAGAATTTGCTAAAAATGCAAGAATTAAAAATATGGATGAGTATAATGCACTGCAAAACAGAGCTATTAATGATTATGAAGGTTTCTGGGGTGATGCGGCTAAAGAGAAGCTAGACTGGATTGAACCATTTACAAATGTTTTAGATGAGAGTAAAGCTCCATTTGTAAAGTGGTTTGATGGTGGTAAGCTTAATGTTGCTGTACAATGTATTGATCGTCACTTAGATACTCGTAAAAATAAAGCGGCTATCATTTTTGAAGGTGATCGTGGTGATGTGCAGACTATCACTTACCTTGATCTTTATAAGAATGTAAATAGATTTGCAAACCTTCTTAAAGAGGACTTTGGCGTTAAAAAAGGCGATAGAGTTGTTATCTATATGCCTATGATTCCTGAGGCTGCTTATGCGATGCTTGCCTGTGCTAGAATCGGTGCTATCCATTCTATTGTATTTGGAGGTTTTTCTAGTGAAGCACTTAAAGATAGAATCGAAGATGCTGAAGCAAAAGTAGTAATTACAGCTGATGGAGCTTATAGAAAAACAAAACCTTATATGCTTAAACCAGTAGTTGATGCAGCACTTGAAGGTAAAACACCAGTTAAAAAAGTTCTTGTTGTTGAGAGAAATAATGAAGAGGTAACTTGGAAAGCTGGTCGTGACTACTCTTATAATGAACTAATAAAAGGTAAATCAGCGGTATGTGAAGCTGAAGTAATGGACTCAGAAGACCCACTGTTTTTACTTTACACATCAGGTTCTACTGGTAAACCTAAGGGTGTTCAACATAACTCAGCAGGATATATCCTTTGGGCTCAGATGACTATGGAGTGGGTTTTTGATGTTAAAGAGAACGACACTTTTTGGTGTACTGCTGATGTTGGTTGGATAACAGGGCATACTTACATAGTATATGGTCCACTTGCAATGGGTGCGACAACAGTTATGTTTGAAGGCGTTATCACTTACCCTGATGCTGGTCGTCCTTGGGCGATGGTTGAAAACCATAGAATTAACCAGTTCTATACAGCTCCTACAGCTATACGTGTTTTACATAAAATGGGTGAAGATGAACCGGCTAAATACGACATATCTTCACTAAAAGTTTTAGGAACAGTAGGCGAGCCAATAGATCCTCCAGCATGGAAATGGTACTACGAGGAAGTTGGGCAAAGTAAATGTGCTATCGTAGATACTTACTGGCAGACTGAGACGGGTGGTCATATAGTTTCTCCACTTCCAGGTGCAACGCCGATTAAGCCAGCTTGTGCAACACTTCCACTTCCTGGAATAATGGCGGAGATTTTAGATCCTGCTACTGGTGATAAAGCAGAAGTAGGGGAGACTGGCTATATGTGTATTACAAAGCCTTGGCCTTCACAAATTCGTGGTGTTTGGGGTGATGAAGAGCGTTATGTTAAATCTTACTATGGTGATGTGGTTAAAGATGGCAAGGCTGTATACTTTACTGGTGATGGTGCACGTTATGATGAAGATGGCTACATAACTATTACTGGTCGTACTGATGATGTTATTAATGTCTCGGGTCATAGAATGGGAACCGCTGAAGTCGAAGCAGCTATTAAAAAGCACTCAAATGTAGCAGAAGTTGCAGTTGTAGGTAAGCCACACGAACTAAAGGGTGAGGGTATATTTGCATATATCGTACTTAAGTCTGATGATGGCGTTGCAGATGAAGTTGAAGAAGTTAAGACAATAAACAATATAATTAAAAAAGAGATTGGTAATATAGCTATTTGTGATGATATGGTTTTTGCTCCAGGACTTCCAAAGACACGTTCAGGAAAGATTATGCGCCGTATTTTACGTTCAATTGCAAAAGGCGAAGAGATAACGCAAGATATTTCAACTTTAGAAGACCCATCTGTTGTAGCTAAAATAGAGGCGATGGTTAAAGGCTAA
- a CDS encoding PAS domain-containing protein yields MNEVPFEAEIPQGKLILSRTDLKGIITYANETFAHVSGYQVAELIGKPHKIVRHPDMPRSIFHQMWDTLKSGQKWKGYVKNLRKDGGYYWVHASIVPLSEGGKIVGYKSSRAYVEPHKRQEIDKKYALIRAAEEGQISFTMSLSSSQWNKIKDKAETQGVTYQEVVKKLIDKM; encoded by the coding sequence ATGAATGAAGTACCATTTGAAGCAGAGATTCCACAAGGAAAGTTGATTCTTTCTCGTACTGATTTAAAAGGGATAATAACCTATGCAAATGAGACTTTTGCACATGTCTCTGGCTACCAAGTAGCCGAGCTCATTGGAAAGCCACATAAAATAGTACGTCATCCAGATATGCCTCGTTCAATATTTCATCAAATGTGGGATACACTAAAAAGTGGACAGAAATGGAAAGGTTATGTTAAAAACCTTCGGAAAGATGGTGGATACTATTGGGTACACGCTAGTATCGTTCCACTTTCAGAAGGTGGCAAAATTGTAGGCTATAAGTCATCAAGAGCTTATGTAGAGCCACATAAACGCCAAGAGATTGATAAAAAATATGCTTTAATCCGCGCTGCTGAAGAGGGACAAATTTCATTTACAATGAGTTTGTCTTCATCACAGTGGAATAAAATAAAAGATAAAGCAGAAACACAAGGCGTAACTTATCAAGAAGTAGTCAAAAAATTGATTGATAAAATGTAA
- the rimI gene encoding ribosomal protein S18-alanine N-acetyltransferase, with protein MTISKATIKELSQLYLLENSLFQKENFPLSKASLRYHINNNLIYLAKIEDVVVAYILVLIKRKNAKIHSLGVQKEHRGKNIAKLLLKKALEELEMSSFKSILLEVRCDNQSAISLYKSFQFETTKIEHRFYLDGCDAFIMKKDNGI; from the coding sequence ATGACAATTAGCAAAGCAACTATAAAAGAGTTGAGCCAGCTCTATTTATTAGAGAATAGCTTGTTTCAAAAAGAGAACTTTCCACTCTCTAAAGCTTCTCTAAGATATCACATAAACAACAACCTCATTTATCTTGCAAAAATAGAGGATGTTGTAGTAGCTTATATTTTAGTACTCATAAAACGAAAAAACGCGAAGATACATTCACTAGGCGTACAAAAAGAGCATAGAGGAAAAAACATAGCGAAACTACTGCTCAAAAAAGCTTTAGAAGAGTTAGAGATGTCTAGTTTTAAAAGTATACTCTTAGAAGTCAGATGTGATAACCAAAGTGCTATCTCTTTGTATAAGAGCTTTCAATTTGAAACAACTAAAATAGAGCATAGGTTTTATCTTGATGGATGTGACGCGTTCATAATGAAAAAAGACAATGGCATATAA
- a CDS encoding DUF2156 domain-containing protein translates to MANLSVGKQQLKPFTIDSKSVIEKYLLKLSVDISDYTFAANYIWLANSSGFYAIINKCFCLFVMTGGELTMLLPPLGKKKYITDSIVECFAIMNENNSSPYYARIDYVQESMIEEFVQSTDEVGSMFEMLENYLVEKKLVDYIYQVDALINLRGNSYHTKRTEINKFIKSYSDYAIETLDSTKHADEIIGLFNKWVSDRVKYMPKEEAEVFLEGIHQERHAIKQMLKHYELLNLIGIVIYINDELKGFTVGEKINGDTASVIIEKTDFEVLGCAQFIFREFSKVLKEHYGVMLINVGDDMGFENLKKVKMSYRPFRLIPKYTIYQK, encoded by the coding sequence ATGGCAAATTTGTCAGTAGGTAAACAACAACTCAAACCATTTACAATAGACTCAAAATCAGTAATTGAAAAGTATCTTTTAAAACTAAGCGTAGATATTAGCGACTATACGTTTGCAGCAAACTATATCTGGCTAGCGAACAGCAGTGGCTTCTACGCTATCATCAATAAATGTTTTTGTCTATTTGTTATGACGGGAGGTGAGTTAACTATGCTTCTTCCTCCATTAGGAAAGAAAAAATATATTACAGATAGCATCGTTGAATGTTTTGCTATTATGAATGAAAATAACAGTTCTCCATACTATGCCCGCATAGACTATGTCCAAGAGTCAATGATTGAAGAGTTTGTTCAGTCTACCGACGAAGTTGGAAGCATGTTTGAAATGCTTGAAAATTACTTGGTAGAAAAAAAACTAGTAGACTATATTTACCAAGTTGACGCACTTATCAACCTACGTGGAAATAGCTACCATACAAAAAGAACAGAGATAAACAAGTTTATTAAGTCATATTCAGACTATGCCATCGAAACTCTTGACTCTACTAAACATGCTGATGAAATAATAGGTCTATTTAACAAATGGGTATCTGATAGAGTCAAGTACATGCCTAAAGAAGAAGCGGAGGTCTTTTTAGAAGGCATCCATCAGGAGAGGCATGCAATCAAGCAGATGTTAAAACATTATGAACTACTTAACCTCATTGGCATAGTCATCTATATAAATGACGAGTTAAAAGGCTTCACTGTTGGAGAGAAAATAAATGGCGACACGGCAAGCGTTATTATTGAAAAAACCGACTTTGAAGTTCTCGGATGCGCTCAGTTTATATTCCGTGAATTTTCTAAAGTGTTAAAAGAGCACTATGGTGTAATGCTTATTAATGTTGGCGACGACATGGGATTTGAAAATCTAAAAAAGGTCAAAATGTCCTATAGACCTTTTAGATTAATACCAAAGTATACTATTTACCAAAAATGA
- the ppk2 gene encoding polyphosphate kinase 2: MDSYNLDELQKEEAIVTYAENLALEPYQAELVKLQQHLEKYKEKLVILFEGRDAAGKGSVIGSVSRYMNPKHYRIVALGKPTEKERTQWYFQRYIKNFPSGGEIILFDRSWYNRAMVEHVFGFCSEEEHELFMKHVVPFEESVVEHGTTLVKLYFSVSKEKQSQRFEQRRTDPLRQWKLSEIDLQAQSMWHNFTDTKYRMLKYTSHEKAPWYVIRSTNKHKARLETMKLILSKMQYEGKSETLNFEADEKILFSAKKELEIMDKAQLKENSK; the protein is encoded by the coding sequence ATGGATTCATATAACTTAGATGAGCTACAAAAAGAAGAAGCGATAGTAACTTATGCTGAAAATTTAGCATTAGAGCCATATCAGGCTGAACTAGTAAAACTACAACAACATTTAGAAAAATATAAAGAAAAACTGGTAATACTATTTGAAGGGCGTGATGCCGCAGGAAAGGGGAGTGTAATAGGAAGTGTTAGTAGATATATGAATCCAAAACATTATCGCATTGTCGCTTTGGGCAAGCCTACAGAGAAAGAGCGAACACAGTGGTATTTTCAAAGATATATAAAGAATTTTCCATCTGGTGGTGAAATTATTTTATTTGACAGAAGCTGGTATAACCGAGCAATGGTAGAGCATGTATTTGGTTTTTGTAGTGAAGAGGAGCATGAGTTGTTTATGAAGCATGTGGTTCCTTTTGAAGAGTCTGTCGTAGAACATGGCACCACACTAGTTAAACTCTACTTTAGCGTTAGTAAAGAGAAACAGTCTCAAAGATTTGAGCAAAGAAGAACGGATCCCCTTCGTCAATGGAAACTCAGTGAGATTGACCTTCAAGCACAGAGTATGTGGCATAATTTTACTGATACTAAGTACAGAATGCTAAAGTATACTAGCCATGAAAAGGCACCCTGGTATGTGATTCGTTCAACTAATAAACATAAGGCTAGGTTAGAGACAATGAAATTAATTCTTAGTAAAATGCAGTATGAAGGCAAAAGTGAAACTCTTAATTTTGAAGCTGATGAGAAGATACTCTTTAGTGCTAAAAAAGAGTTGGAGATTATGGATAAAGCACAATTAAAAGAGAACTCTAAGTAA
- the pyrF gene encoding orotidine-5'-phosphate decarboxylase produces the protein MELCVALDLPTKEENLALIEKIKDYDVWLKVGLRTYIRDGEDFLKAIKQINPDFKIFLDLKLYDIPNTMADAAESIMGLGVDMFNVHASAGKRAMHTVMERLSRYDSRPIVLAVTALTSFSEEEFQDVYENKIASKADQFAKDAMDSGLDGVVCSAYESNSIKNITSKEFMTLTPGIRPFGEDSGDQKRVADVAFAKEALVDFIVVGRPIYNAENPSEVVEKILKQL, from the coding sequence ATGGAACTATGTGTAGCCTTAGATTTACCCACAAAAGAAGAAAACTTAGCGTTAATTGAAAAAATTAAAGATTACGATGTTTGGCTCAAAGTCGGACTTCGTACCTACATCCGTGATGGTGAAGATTTCCTAAAAGCCATTAAGCAAATAAATCCAGATTTTAAAATATTTTTAGACTTAAAACTTTATGACATACCAAACACTATGGCTGACGCTGCTGAGTCTATCATGGGTTTAGGTGTAGATATGTTCAATGTCCATGCAAGTGCTGGTAAACGCGCTATGCATACTGTAATGGAGCGTTTAAGTAGATATGATAGTCGTCCTATTGTTTTAGCCGTTACAGCTCTTACATCTTTTAGTGAAGAAGAGTTTCAAGACGTTTATGAAAATAAGATAGCATCTAAGGCAGATCAGTTTGCAAAAGACGCAATGGATAGTGGACTTGATGGCGTTGTATGTTCAGCTTATGAGTCTAATTCTATTAAAAATATAACTTCAAAAGAATTTATGACTTTAACTCCAGGCATAAGACCGTTTGGTGAAGACTCAGGTGATCAAAAACGCGTGGCGGACGTTGCCTTTGCTAAAGAAGCTTTGGTTGACTTTATAGTAGTTGGTCGTCCCATATATAACGCAGAGAATCCTTCTGAAGTGGTAGAAAAAATTTTAAAACAGCTTTAA
- a CDS encoding transglutaminase-like cysteine peptidase has translation MTILKRVKGKVIKNLFILLISTILFSSEYPSFTNIEISHIQKKSKIAKNRVIDYSKKIKLFTSYSKEKQLRAVNVYLNRLLPQYDDIITNKENNWATPKEFLTVGYGDCEDYVIIKYYTLIKLGFDDKKLFITVVKEKFKGGSHMVLSYFKTQCSSPLILDNLSFKILPLDKRHDLQAEYFINSTGVFKLSKNLNLLKVADRAKEFEELEEKVKNNL, from the coding sequence GTGACAATACTCAAAAGAGTAAAAGGCAAAGTTATTAAAAATTTATTTATACTTCTAATTAGTACTATTTTATTCTCAAGTGAATACCCATCATTTACTAATATAGAAATATCACATATTCAAAAAAAGAGTAAAATAGCTAAAAATAGAGTAATCGACTACTCAAAAAAAATCAAACTCTTTACAAGTTATTCTAAAGAGAAGCAACTAAGAGCCGTAAATGTCTATCTCAATAGACTACTCCCGCAATACGATGATATCATTACAAATAAAGAGAATAATTGGGCTACTCCAAAAGAGTTTTTAACTGTAGGTTATGGGGATTGCGAAGATTATGTGATTATTAAATACTACACGCTTATAAAACTTGGATTTGATGACAAAAAGCTATTTATCACTGTTGTAAAAGAGAAGTTTAAAGGTGGGAGCCATATGGTTTTGAGTTATTTTAAAACACAGTGCAGTTCTCCATTAATTTTAGATAATTTGAGTTTTAAGATACTTCCTTTAGATAAACGCCATGATTTACAAGCAGAGTACTTCATAAACTCTACCGGAGTCTTCAAGCTATCCAAGAACTTGAATCTTCTTAAGGTGGCAGACAGGGCTAAAGAGTTTGAAGAACTAGAAGAAAAAGTGAAAAACAACCTTTAA
- a CDS encoding tetratricopeptide repeat protein, which yields MKKTLMIVALLVGLNLEANMVEDGITASKSGNHKKALELFEKACENDNAMGCNYAAQAYNVGRVVQRDLDKAVVLFTKSCDKGLMDACMVLGRNYYIGQGVKKDIVKARELLVHACDGGISDACFKSGLIYELGQGVAQDLTKAKSFYKKSCELGESDNDACKFHKQLTHAGVK from the coding sequence TTGAAAAAAACGTTAATGATAGTAGCTCTTTTAGTAGGTCTAAATCTAGAAGCAAATATGGTAGAAGATGGAATAACGGCGTCTAAAAGTGGAAATCATAAAAAAGCGCTAGAGCTTTTTGAAAAAGCTTGTGAAAATGATAACGCTATGGGATGTAACTACGCAGCGCAGGCTTACAACGTAGGTAGAGTGGTACAAAGAGATTTGGATAAGGCTGTAGTCCTCTTTACTAAGAGTTGTGACAAAGGTCTTATGGACGCTTGTATGGTACTTGGTAGAAACTACTACATCGGCCAAGGCGTAAAAAAAGATATCGTAAAGGCGAGAGAGTTACTTGTTCATGCATGTGATGGCGGCATCTCTGACGCATGTTTTAAATCTGGCCTTATTTATGAACTAGGACAAGGCGTAGCACAAGATTTAACTAAGGCAAAAAGCTTTTATAAAAAATCTTGTGAACTTGGTGAGAGTGATAATGACGCTTGTAAGTTTCATAAGCAACTTACTCATGCTGGCGTAAAGTAG
- a CDS encoding DUF481 domain-containing protein, with product MIKFFIFLVLITTHTLYALVAIAPVDIGAKEGLSGKVEAGFETKRGNTDKDNYQASLRLLYDEGQEYVAWGEISLEYGQSNARKDTNKAFSHARYIHALLDRKDLVYELFTQLESDEFRKIHSRLLLGAGIRYRFFNNTTKGKGYFGLSAFHEYIDYTNSNLNPLENNQRLNSYIAYSVNFSQSSKFSASIYYQPKVHDFKDYIQTNSIELNFKIYKQLLLKLSTIYNIDTKPPSGVKEVDFTQRVTFIYDF from the coding sequence ATGATAAAATTTTTTATATTTTTAGTATTAATTACAACACACACTTTATATGCGCTAGTAGCAATTGCTCCCGTTGATATTGGAGCTAAAGAAGGTTTAAGTGGTAAGGTCGAAGCTGGATTTGAGACTAAACGCGGAAACACAGATAAAGATAATTATCAAGCCTCTTTAAGACTCCTATATGATGAAGGTCAAGAGTATGTAGCTTGGGGAGAGATCTCTTTAGAATATGGTCAGTCTAATGCACGTAAAGATACAAATAAGGCCTTCTCTCACGCTCGATACATACATGCATTATTAGATAGAAAAGATTTAGTATATGAGCTATTTACACAGCTGGAATCTGATGAGTTTAGGAAGATACATAGTAGACTTCTACTCGGTGCTGGTATTAGATATAGGTTCTTCAACAATACCACGAAAGGAAAAGGCTACTTTGGACTTTCAGCTTTTCACGAGTATATTGACTATACAAATAGTAACCTAAACCCTTTAGAAAATAATCAGCGTTTAAATAGTTATATAGCCTATAGTGTTAATTTCTCACAAAGTTCTAAATTTTCAGCATCGATATATTATCAACCAAAAGTGCATGATTTTAAAGACTATATACAAACAAATAGCATTGAGTTAAACTTTAAAATCTATAAACAACTACTATTAAAGTTAAGCACTATTTATAATATTGATACAAAACCGCCAAGTGGCGTTAAAGAGGTTGATTTTACGCAAAGAGTTACTTTTATATATGACTTTTAA